The Agromyces mangrovi genome contains a region encoding:
- a CDS encoding UbiA family prenyltransferase translates to MDPTRLGREIEWIEGHPGDITRRGDEIVDLGMQMRESAGLLKAIAEGAEGMEGLSVDALREVIGDVHEELRLAGERYSPTGLALKVYAGSLEEVQTGLRTLLDDCEQAWNTYTSRHMEYATMPLPMPDPETGATDDTTRENARIAREQAHDAWELLADDYDARYDTWETAFERATDAIGTATDGGIEDSWTDDLAGFADTALKVLQVVGIVLAVLAIVIGGPLIAVLGTIAAILALALTVYMKFYGRASWGDVAWAIVGVIPIGKLGAFAEGGEAGTKAFLKGFVAADEFGPAIGQVRSGWTAVRTGFTAAGSGVPGLAGAGRSLFTEIAGEMGGGADIFARYMGVADNVALQAATDNGVNAAHLVAGHMDVNIKTTISNIVGVFGTATPPEPPVDTWREQLAATS, encoded by the coding sequence ATGGATCCCACCCGCCTGGGCCGCGAGATCGAGTGGATCGAGGGCCACCCCGGCGACATCACGCGCCGCGGCGACGAGATCGTCGACCTCGGCATGCAGATGCGCGAGTCCGCCGGGCTGCTCAAGGCGATCGCCGAGGGCGCGGAGGGCATGGAGGGCCTGAGCGTCGACGCGCTCCGCGAGGTCATCGGCGACGTGCACGAGGAGCTGCGGCTCGCCGGCGAGCGCTACTCGCCCACGGGGCTGGCGCTGAAGGTCTACGCGGGTTCGCTCGAGGAGGTCCAGACGGGGCTCCGCACCCTCCTCGACGACTGCGAGCAGGCGTGGAACACGTACACGTCGCGGCACATGGAGTACGCGACCATGCCGCTGCCCATGCCCGACCCGGAGACCGGCGCGACCGACGACACGACCCGGGAGAACGCACGGATCGCGCGGGAGCAGGCGCACGACGCCTGGGAGCTGCTCGCCGACGACTACGACGCCCGCTACGACACCTGGGAGACGGCGTTCGAGCGCGCGACCGACGCGATCGGCACGGCGACCGACGGCGGCATCGAGGACTCGTGGACCGACGACCTCGCCGGCTTCGCCGACACCGCGCTCAAGGTGCTCCAGGTGGTCGGCATCGTGCTCGCGGTGCTCGCGATCGTCATCGGCGGGCCGCTCATCGCGGTGCTCGGCACCATCGCCGCGATCCTCGCGCTCGCGCTCACGGTCTACATGAAGTTCTACGGGCGCGCGTCGTGGGGCGACGTCGCGTGGGCGATCGTCGGCGTGATCCCCATCGGCAAGCTGGGCGCCTTCGCCGAGGGCGGCGAGGCGGGCACGAAGGCGTTCCTCAAGGGGTTCGTCGCGGCCGACGAGTTCGGCCCCGCGATCGGCCAGGTCCGCAGCGGCTGGACCGCCGTGCGGACCGGCTTCACCGCGGCGGGAAGCGGGGTGCCCGGGCTGGCCGGCGCAGGGCGCTCGCTGTTCACCGAGATCGCCGGCGAGATGGGCGGCGGAGCCGACATCTTCGCGCGGTACATGGGTGTCGCCGACAACGTCGCCCTTCAGGCAGCCACCGACAACGGCGTCAACGCGGCGCACCTCGTGGCGGGCCACATGGACGTCAACATCAAGACCACGATCTCGAACATCGTGGGCGTGTTCGGCACCGCGACGCCGCCCGAGCCTCCCGTCGACACCTGGCGCGAGCAGCTGGCCGCGACCTCGTGA